In Bacteroidales bacterium, one DNA window encodes the following:
- the atpB gene encoding F0F1 ATP synthase subunit A, protein KNVVSIFISIILLVWIFVSVAKSYKTRGNKSPKGMQSVLEPVILFIRDNIAKPSIGEKKYGYFMPFLLTIFFFIFLNNLLGLVPFFPGGANVTGNISVTLVLALFTFVAVVVTANKNFWIHIFNTPGVPWMLKLPVPLMPVIELVGLVIKPFVLMIRLFANITAGHIIMLAFLSLIFIFGDRGAILGYAISPVSIGFAIFVTFIELLVAFIQAYVFTLLSALYFGMAVEEAHH, encoded by the coding sequence AAAAATGTTGTTTCCATTTTCATCAGTATCATTCTTTTAGTCTGGATATTTGTTTCGGTAGCAAAGTCTTACAAAACAAGAGGCAACAAATCTCCAAAAGGGATGCAGTCTGTTCTTGAACCTGTCATTCTTTTTATCCGCGATAACATTGCCAAACCTTCGATTGGCGAAAAGAAATATGGTTATTTCATGCCCTTTTTACTCACGATATTTTTCTTTATTTTTTTGAATAACCTATTGGGTTTAGTTCCATTTTTCCCTGGAGGAGCAAATGTAACCGGAAACATTTCAGTAACACTTGTGCTTGCTCTGTTTACTTTTGTTGCAGTGGTGGTTACAGCAAATAAAAATTTCTGGATACACATTTTCAACACTCCCGGTGTCCCCTGGATGCTGAAGTTACCTGTTCCATTAATGCCGGTAATCGAACTTGTGGGACTCGTCATCAAGCCCTTCGTTTTGATGATTCGTCTTTTTGCCAATATAACTGCCGGGCACATCATCATGTTGGCATTTCTCAGTTTAATTTTCATTTTCGGTGACAGGGGAGCTATTTTAGGCTATGCGATTTCGCCAGTTTCTATTGGCTTTGCCATTTTTGTGACCTTTATTGAATTGTTGGTAGCTTTTATACAGGCTTATGTTTTTACATTGCTCTCTGCACTGTACTTTGGGATGGCAGTTGAGGAGGCACATCATTAA
- the atpE gene encoding ATP synthase F0 subunit C, with protein MELLSILLQAGVDMTIMGKAIAGLAAAIAAAGAGFSIGKIGVSAIESIARQPEVAGDVRSNMIVSAALIEGLAFFAIVVCLLIVFL; from the coding sequence ATGGAATTGTTATCAATTTTATTGCAAGCGGGAGTAGATATGACAATCATGGGTAAAGCCATCGCCGGCCTTGCCGCAGCTATTGCCGCAGCAGGAGCGGGTTTTAGTATTGGGAAAATAGGGGTTTCAGCAATCGAATCCATTGCCCGTCAACCGGAAGTTGCCGGTGATGTCAGGTCAAATATGATCGTATCAGCAGCGCTTATCGAAGGTCTTGCCTTCTTCGCTATCGTGGTTTGCTTGCTGATCGTGTTTTTATAG
- the atpF gene encoding F0F1 ATP synthase subunit B has translation MELVSPGLGLVFWMTFAFGAVLWILAKFAWKPIMKSIQEREDSIDHALQQAEFAREEMKNLKTNNEQLMHEAKIERDNIIKETIRFKEKLIVEAKERASAEADLIIQQTREKLEFEKKAAMVDLKNQIGQLSLEIAEKLLNRELSDKKAQKEYTEQLIKEVKLN, from the coding sequence ATGGAATTGGTCAGTCCCGGATTAGGATTGGTATTTTGGATGACATTTGCCTTTGGAGCCGTATTATGGATCCTGGCAAAGTTTGCCTGGAAACCTATTATGAAATCCATACAGGAGCGCGAAGACTCTATAGATCATGCTTTGCAGCAGGCTGAGTTTGCACGCGAGGAGATGAAAAACCTGAAAACAAACAACGAGCAACTGATGCATGAGGCCAAAATCGAGCGGGATAACATCATCAAAGAAACAATCCGGTTTAAAGAAAAACTGATTGTGGAGGCAAAAGAGAGGGCTTCTGCAGAGGCTGATCTCATCATCCAGCAAACCAGGGAAAAGCTGGAGTTTGAAAAGAAAGCCGCAATGGTTGACCTGAAAAACCAGATTGGACAGTTATCGCTTGAAATCGCTGAAAAGCTTTTAAATCGTGAACTGAGCGACAAAAAAGCTCAAAAAGAATACACAGAACAATTAATTAAGGAAGTAAAGCTGAATTAA
- the atpH gene encoding ATP synthase F1 subunit delta, which yields MDITIISKRYASAFFSLAQEQGLIEPAYQDMLLVSEVISENKHLGDLLKSPVIPTPKKVKIIKTLFGNKLQKLSIRFLELVLKKDRAILIRLIADSYIELYKDFNNIVTIKLVTASMIDEETRKELLEQLTSASNKTVDLVEEINPSLIGGFVLKLKDSKYDASLRRKIELLGKDFEKNPYVKEY from the coding sequence ATGGATATAACGATCATTTCAAAACGCTATGCATCCGCTTTTTTCAGTCTCGCTCAGGAGCAGGGGCTTATTGAGCCGGCCTACCAGGATATGTTGCTTGTTTCTGAAGTGATCAGTGAAAACAAGCACCTTGGCGATCTTTTGAAAAGTCCTGTCATTCCTACCCCAAAGAAGGTAAAAATAATAAAAACCCTTTTTGGAAACAAACTTCAAAAACTATCCATCCGGTTCCTTGAATTGGTTTTGAAAAAAGACAGGGCTATACTCATCCGGTTGATTGCCGATAGCTATATAGAGCTTTACAAGGATTTCAATAATATCGTTACAATCAAATTGGTTACTGCTTCAATGATTGATGAAGAAACCCGCAAGGAACTGCTTGAGCAGCTCACATCAGCCTCCAACAAAACCGTTGATTTGGTGGAAGAGATTAATCCCAGCCTGATTGGCGGGTTCGTGTTGAAATTAAAAGACAGCAAGTATGACGCCAGTCTGAGGCGAAAAATTGAACTCCTGGGGAAAGATTTTGAGAAAAATCCTTACGTCAAGGAGTATTAA
- a CDS encoding F0F1 ATP synthase subunit alpha yields MAQIKPAEVTEILRQELAGFKTATELEEIGTVLQIGDGIARIFGLTNVESGELVKFDKGDLMGIVLNLEQDNVGIVLLGDTHDIKEGDIVKRTRRIASINVGYGMLGRVVNTLGKPIDGKGEIKGEIWEMPLERKAPGVIFRQPVNEPLQTGIKAIDAMIPIGRGQRELIIGDRQTGKTAIALDTIINQREFYDKGKPVYCIYVATGQKGSTVANIVKTLEENGALPYTIIVVATASDPAAMQFYAPFAGAAIGEFFRDTGNPALVVFDDLSKQAVSYREVSLLLRRPPGREAYPGDVFYLHSRLLERAAKIIESNEIARQMNDLPESLKPIVKGGGSLTALPIIETQAGDVSAYIPTNVISITDGQIFLESNLFNAGIKPAINVGISVSRVGGNAQIKSMKKVSGTLKIDQAQFRELEAFAKFSSDLDASTMSVLEKGRRNVEILKQDQYSPMKVEEQIAIIYCGTKGLLRELPVTEVKVFQEDYLNILKMQHADLLTNLREGKLLPEDEKIIKTVAAETITKITSKKTAK; encoded by the coding sequence ATGGCACAGATAAAACCGGCGGAAGTAACCGAAATCCTGCGGCAGGAACTAGCAGGCTTCAAGACAGCAACAGAACTTGAGGAGATTGGAACGGTACTTCAAATCGGCGACGGTATCGCACGAATTTTTGGTCTTACCAATGTTGAATCGGGCGAGTTGGTGAAATTTGATAAAGGCGACCTGATGGGCATTGTACTAAACCTTGAACAGGATAATGTCGGGATAGTCTTGCTGGGTGATACCCACGACATCAAAGAAGGCGACATTGTGAAGCGTACCCGGCGCATTGCCTCGATCAACGTAGGCTACGGAATGTTAGGCAGGGTAGTAAATACACTGGGTAAACCGATTGACGGAAAAGGGGAGATCAAAGGCGAAATATGGGAAATGCCCCTCGAGCGGAAAGCACCAGGCGTTATCTTCAGGCAACCTGTAAATGAGCCCCTTCAAACCGGTATCAAAGCCATCGACGCTATGATCCCGATTGGTCGCGGACAGCGCGAGTTGATCATCGGGGACAGGCAGACAGGGAAAACGGCCATTGCACTCGACACCATCATCAATCAACGTGAATTTTACGACAAGGGGAAACCGGTTTATTGCATTTACGTGGCTACCGGTCAGAAAGGCTCAACCGTTGCCAACATCGTAAAAACGCTTGAGGAAAATGGCGCATTACCTTATACCATCATCGTAGTTGCCACAGCCTCTGACCCTGCTGCCATGCAGTTTTATGCTCCGTTTGCCGGCGCTGCAATTGGTGAATTTTTCAGGGATACCGGTAATCCTGCTTTGGTAGTTTTTGATGACCTTTCGAAGCAGGCCGTTTCTTATCGTGAAGTTTCGCTCCTTCTGCGACGTCCTCCGGGGCGGGAAGCCTATCCTGGTGATGTGTTCTATTTACACTCCCGTTTGCTCGAACGCGCAGCAAAAATCATCGAATCCAATGAGATTGCCCGCCAGATGAACGATCTTCCGGAAAGCCTGAAGCCTATTGTGAAAGGCGGTGGTTCACTTACAGCCCTCCCTATCATTGAAACACAGGCTGGCGACGTTTCGGCTTATATTCCGACAAACGTCATCTCAATTACGGATGGCCAGATATTCCTCGAATCAAATCTGTTTAATGCCGGGATCAAACCAGCCATTAACGTAGGGATTTCTGTTTCGCGTGTAGGTGGCAATGCGCAAATCAAATCCATGAAAAAAGTGTCGGGAACACTGAAAATCGACCAGGCTCAGTTTCGCGAGTTGGAGGCTTTTGCAAAGTTTAGCTCCGACCTCGATGCATCCACCATGTCGGTGCTTGAAAAAGGCCGGCGGAATGTGGAAATCCTGAAACAGGACCAATACTCACCAATGAAGGTCGAAGAGCAGATAGCAATTATTTATTGCGGAACAAAAGGTTTATTGAGAGAGTTGCCTGTTACAGAAGTAAAAGTATTCCAGGAAGATTACCTGAATATCCTCAAAATGCAACATGCAGATTTGCTTACTAACTTACGGGAAGGAAAATTACTGCCGGAGGATGAGAAAATAATAAAAACCGTTGCTGCAGAAACAATTACTAAAATTACCAGTAAAAAAACAGCAAAATAA